The Pirellulales bacterium genome contains a region encoding:
- a CDS encoding SAM-dependent methyltransferase: MAAAPRFLLATCQRGAEAPLKQELALRWPGLSASFSRPGFVTFKVSPDLALPDDLDLGTTFARSWNWSLGKLAGSPAEWGAQGETVAPRLAEMAAKSHDALDKQGTLLPFEQVFVSCRDAQTVGDHGYEPGPTAETIAATEFLRTLLPGEILRRNSDGDALPLRAGQRVLEVIQVEPDEWWCGWHTIRRGAPWTRWPGGIFQCEPPPDMVSRAYVKMREALATWRFPIERNQIALEIGSAPGGASQALLRAGLRVIGVDPAQMDERVLAERKFKHWRRRGHEIRKTALRGVRWITADINVTPQYTLDTIGGIVTNQHVRAEGLILTLKLPDYRLAAELPDFLATVKSWGYAHVQARQLSHNRQECCVAALR, from the coding sequence ATGGCCGCCGCGCCGCGTTTTTTACTGGCCACGTGCCAACGGGGGGCCGAGGCTCCGTTAAAACAAGAATTGGCCTTACGCTGGCCGGGCCTGTCCGCCAGTTTTTCCCGTCCGGGATTTGTAACGTTCAAGGTTTCGCCGGATTTGGCGTTGCCAGACGACCTGGATCTGGGAACGACGTTTGCCAGATCATGGAACTGGTCGCTGGGCAAGCTGGCGGGGTCGCCGGCGGAATGGGGGGCCCAAGGGGAAACCGTGGCCCCGCGGCTAGCGGAAATGGCGGCTAAAAGCCACGACGCCCTGGATAAGCAGGGGACGCTGTTGCCGTTTGAGCAAGTGTTTGTCTCGTGCCGCGATGCGCAGACCGTGGGGGATCACGGTTATGAGCCGGGGCCGACCGCGGAAACGATCGCCGCCACGGAATTTTTGCGGACACTGTTGCCCGGGGAAATCTTGCGTAGGAATAGTGATGGGGACGCGCTGCCGCTGCGCGCCGGACAGCGGGTGCTGGAGGTGATTCAGGTGGAGCCCGACGAATGGTGGTGTGGGTGGCACACGATCCGCCGGGGAGCTCCCTGGACGCGCTGGCCGGGGGGAATCTTTCAGTGTGAGCCGCCGCCGGATATGGTCTCGCGGGCGTATGTGAAAATGCGCGAAGCGCTGGCCACGTGGCGGTTCCCGATTGAACGGAACCAGATCGCGCTCGAGATTGGCAGCGCGCCCGGCGGAGCCAGCCAGGCGCTCTTACGCGCGGGGTTGCGGGTCATTGGCGTGGATCCGGCCCAAATGGACGAGCGCGTGTTGGCGGAGCGAAAGTTCAAGCATTGGCGCAGACGCGGGCATGAAATTCGCAAAACAGCCTTGCGCGGCGTGCGCTGGATCACGGCGGATATCAATGTCACCCCGCAATATACGCTGGACACCATCGGCGGCATCGTGACGAACCAGCATGTGCGGGCCGAGGGATTGATTTTGACGCTGAAGCTGCCGGACTATCGACTGGCGGCGGAATTGCCCGATTTTTTGGCAACTGTGAAAAGCTGGGGGTACGCCCACGTGCAGGCCCGGCAACTGAGCCACAATCGGCAAGAATGCTGCGTCGCGGCCTTACGCTAG
- a CDS encoding aquaporin: MDKTFPAAVAEFLGTFTLVFLGAGAGALAGSNGAGIVGVALAHGFALVVIIYTWGWISGAHVNPAVTLALLLTGKIDIGKSIVYWIAQMAGGAAAGYLLLYILGPDSDLGQTLGSLSPGKANADPTKLVVVEAVLTFFLICAVFANGVALKSGNIIGVAIAFTLVADILMGGALTGASMNPARTFGPALAKNDLSYLHLYIIGPAIGAVVGGILYNVMFLSNEPEQR, translated from the coding sequence ATGGACAAGACGTTTCCAGCGGCCGTGGCGGAGTTTCTTGGCACGTTTACACTCGTCTTTCTCGGCGCGGGGGCGGGGGCGCTGGCTGGCAGCAACGGCGCGGGGATCGTCGGTGTGGCGCTCGCCCACGGCTTTGCCTTGGTGGTAATTATCTACACCTGGGGTTGGATTTCCGGGGCGCATGTCAATCCGGCGGTGACCCTGGCGCTACTGCTCACCGGCAAAATTGACATTGGCAAGTCAATTGTTTACTGGATCGCCCAAATGGCGGGCGGTGCCGCCGCTGGCTATCTGCTGCTGTATATTCTGGGACCCGATAGTGACCTCGGGCAAACGCTCGGCTCGCTCTCTCCGGGAAAAGCCAACGCCGACCCCACCAAACTGGTCGTTGTCGAGGCTGTCCTAACCTTCTTTCTGATCTGTGCGGTCTTTGCCAATGGCGTCGCGCTCAAAAGCGGCAACATCATCGGCGTGGCCATCGCCTTTACCCTGGTCGCGGATATCCTCATGGGCGGGGCACTCACCGGGGCCAGCATGAATCCCGCCCGCACTTTTGGGCCGGCACTTGCCAAGAATGACCTTTCCTACCTGCATTTGTACATCATCGGGCCCGCCATCGGTGCGGTCGTGGGGGGCATTTTGTACAATGTGATGTTCCTCAGCAACGAGCCTGAACAGCGCTAA
- a CDS encoding histidine phosphatase family protein translates to MILYLMRHAWAGDFGDPRYPDDRQRPLTAEGRKRFIRWLNYLEPADIRPRVIFTSPYVRCRQTADLLAEWLADTHKYSATVISIDELGCGARPRDVWTTTQGHPANALAEDQAWVGHMPDMSSMCGAWLGLSGGGLHFTKGAIAAIRCDPPPQLGQGELLWLASPKMADV, encoded by the coding sequence ATGATCTTATACCTGATGCGGCACGCCTGGGCGGGGGACTTTGGCGATCCGCGGTATCCCGACGATCGCCAGCGGCCCCTGACCGCCGAGGGACGCAAGCGCTTTATCCGCTGGCTCAATTATCTGGAACCGGCGGATATCCGCCCGCGCGTCATATTTACCAGCCCCTATGTTCGCTGCCGCCAAACGGCGGACCTCTTGGCCGAATGGCTGGCCGACACGCACAAATATTCCGCCACCGTGATTTCAATCGATGAACTAGGCTGCGGCGCGCGTCCCCGCGATGTCTGGACCACAACCCAGGGACATCCAGCGAATGCCCTGGCCGAAGATCAGGCCTGGGTGGGGCACATGCCCGATATGTCCAGCATGTGCGGGGCTTGGCTGGGCCTTAGCGGCGGAGGGCTGCACTTTACCAAAGGGGCCATTGCCGCCATCCGTTGCGATCCGCCGCCCCAACTAGGCCAGGGGGAATTGCTATGGTTGGCCTCGCCCAAGATGGCGGATGTGTAG
- a CDS encoding ABC transporter ATP-binding protein codes for MLRITNLRKSYRDPAGGEMPILEITQFDIPAGGQTVLVGRSGCGKTTLLHTIAGIIRPDAGEVLVDQTDITKLGEAVRDRFRASKIGYVFQTFNLLPAFSALENVLLGMTFSSKGADRARAEELLARVGLGHRLQHKPGQLSVGERQRVAVARALANRPKLLLADEPTANVDTRNQQGVIDLIRECCAQDQVSLLLVTHAPEVASQFERVVNLEELNLAVRPRQATTPTPSAGGVGSGR; via the coding sequence ATGCTGCGAATCACCAATTTGCGTAAGTCCTATCGTGATCCCGCCGGCGGGGAAATGCCCATATTAGAAATTACCCAGTTTGACATTCCCGCCGGAGGACAGACGGTCCTGGTTGGGCGCAGCGGCTGTGGAAAAACGACCCTCTTGCACACGATCGCGGGAATCATCCGTCCCGATGCCGGAGAAGTGCTGGTCGATCAAACCGACATCACCAAACTGGGCGAGGCGGTCCGCGACCGCTTTCGCGCCAGTAAAATTGGCTACGTGTTTCAAACGTTCAACCTGCTGCCAGCGTTTTCCGCCCTCGAAAACGTGCTACTCGGCATGACGTTTTCCAGCAAGGGGGCTGATCGTGCGCGGGCGGAAGAACTACTCGCACGGGTCGGCCTGGGCCATCGCCTGCAGCACAAGCCGGGGCAATTATCCGTGGGAGAACGCCAGCGCGTCGCGGTAGCGCGGGCGCTGGCCAACCGTCCTAAACTGCTTTTGGCCGACGAGCCGACGGCAAATGTGGACACCCGCAACCAGCAGGGGGTGATTGATCTGATTCGCGAATGCTGCGCCCAGGACCAGGTGAGCTTACTATTGGTCACGCACGCGCCCGAGGTGGCCAGCCAGTTTGAACGGGTGGTCAACCTGGAGGAATTGAATTTGGCGGTGCGGCCGCGACAGGCCACGACCCCAACGCCGAGCGCGGGGGGAGTTGGCTCCGGCAGGTAA
- a CDS encoding DUF1559 domain-containing protein, protein MIHSLPANRCSRPVTRGFTLVELLVVISIIGILVSMLLPAVQQARESGNRVQCKNNLRNLGTGAKLHETAQKFYPTGGWGWGWAGDADRGFTRKQPGSWFYNILPYIEEPALHDLGKGVVNQTLKHQQHAKRAATPVAVFNCPTRRRALTWAMPNPRYVNMDNNLIRNGIARTDYAANGGDVAFAGIPEFGPQANALTFTNAQWKPLETAGNNYSRDHNTTGIVSIRSEWTSSAIKDGQSKTYLAGERYIDAALYESGQASDDDQGWDVAYDWDNIRGTQNPPQFDVNANNGGGADFFGSAHTTVFNMVMCDGSVQTLSYDVNRFVHRVLGHRADGQMFMGTLYETSSVLGQ, encoded by the coding sequence ATGATCCATTCCCTGCCCGCAAATCGTTGTTCACGCCCCGTCACGCGCGGCTTTACCCTGGTTGAGTTGTTGGTGGTGATTTCGATCATCGGCATCTTGGTGTCGATGCTCTTGCCCGCGGTGCAACAAGCTCGCGAAAGCGGCAACCGCGTCCAGTGCAAAAACAACCTGCGCAACCTGGGGACCGGGGCTAAGCTCCATGAAACTGCGCAAAAGTTTTATCCAACGGGGGGTTGGGGTTGGGGCTGGGCGGGGGACGCCGACCGGGGATTTACCCGCAAGCAACCCGGAAGTTGGTTTTATAATATTTTGCCCTACATTGAAGAACCCGCGTTGCATGACTTAGGCAAGGGCGTGGTAAATCAAACCCTAAAACATCAGCAGCACGCCAAGCGGGCCGCGACGCCCGTGGCTGTCTTTAATTGTCCCACCCGCCGCCGCGCATTGACGTGGGCCATGCCCAATCCCCGTTATGTGAATATGGACAATAACCTGATACGCAACGGCATCGCTCGCACGGATTATGCGGCGAACGGAGGGGATGTGGCCTTTGCGGGAATTCCTGAATTTGGTCCGCAAGCAAATGCACTCACGTTTACCAACGCACAATGGAAACCCCTGGAAACCGCGGGAAATAATTACTCTAGGGACCACAACACCACGGGGATTGTTTCGATCCGCAGTGAGTGGACCTCCAGTGCGATCAAGGATGGCCAGTCCAAGACCTATTTGGCCGGAGAGCGCTATATTGACGCCGCTTTGTACGAAAGCGGCCAGGCCTCGGATGATGACCAAGGTTGGGATGTCGCCTATGATTGGGACAACATCCGCGGTACCCAAAATCCGCCGCAGTTTGACGTCAATGCAAATAACGGCGGCGGGGCCGACTTTTTTGGCTCCGCTCACACGACCGTTTTTAACATGGTAATGTGCGATGGCAGCGTACAAACGCTTAGTTACGATGTTAATCGCTTTGTCCACCGCGTCCTAGGTCACCGGGCGGATGGACAAATGTTTATGGGAACTTTGTACGAAACATCCTCTGTCCTGGGTCAATAA
- a CDS encoding DUF1559 domain-containing protein, with protein sequence MINKNTLNGFTLVELLVVISIIGILVSMLLPAVQQARESANRLSCQNNLKNLATACKSHLQTQRFLPSGGWGYRWTGDPDRGFTRRQVGGWIYNLLPYLEENALHDLGKGQPEAIKREQGRIRTETPLTFMNCPSRRIPQGLPFKLPGLFHNINNPRLIGRTDYAANAGDLGQGDHEGAGPNLLNGKPAAIDAASYAPGLNATGVIYVRSECTPAMIKDGSSKTYLMGERHIYSSDYESGEANDDNEGWNTGYNNDSTRWTHRAPENDFIRISNDRWELFGSAHTTTFNMAFCDGSVQSLAYTINKDLNRVLGNRADGQQINGRFIDSSEIAQ encoded by the coding sequence ATGATAAATAAAAATACACTTAACGGCTTCACCCTGGTGGAGTTGTTGGTGGTGATTTCGATCATTGGCATTCTGGTGTCAATGCTCTTGCCCGCGGTGCAACAAGCGCGGGAAAGCGCGAATCGCTTGTCCTGCCAAAATAATTTAAAAAACCTGGCGACCGCCTGTAAAAGCCACTTGCAAACACAGCGTTTTTTGCCATCGGGTGGTTGGGGGTACCGCTGGACGGGCGATCCCGACCGGGGGTTTACTCGTCGGCAAGTTGGCGGGTGGATTTACAATTTGCTCCCCTATTTAGAGGAAAACGCGCTGCATGACTTGGGCAAAGGCCAGCCCGAAGCCATCAAGCGCGAGCAAGGGCGCATCCGGACTGAAACCCCGCTCACGTTCATGAATTGTCCTTCGCGGCGCATTCCCCAAGGTTTGCCGTTCAAGCTGCCGGGACTGTTTCATAACATTAATAACCCCCGACTGATTGGACGCACGGATTACGCCGCCAATGCCGGCGATCTCGGCCAGGGGGACCACGAAGGGGCGGGCCCCAATCTGCTCAATGGCAAACCCGCCGCGATCGATGCCGCTAGTTATGCCCCGGGTTTAAATGCCACGGGGGTGATTTATGTCCGGAGCGAATGCACCCCGGCCATGATCAAGGATGGTTCCAGCAAAACCTATCTCATGGGAGAAAGGCACATCTATAGCAGTGATTATGAATCGGGTGAGGCCAACGACGATAACGAAGGCTGGAACACCGGCTACAATAACGACAGCACGCGCTGGACGCATCGTGCCCCGGAAAACGACTTTATCCGGATTAGCAACGACCGCTGGGAATTATTTGGCTCGGCGCATACCACAACCTTTAACATGGCGTTTTGCGATGGCAGCGTGCAGTCGCTAGCCTACACCATTAATAAGGATTTGAATCGGGTCCTGGGAAATCGCGCCGACGGCCAGCAGATCAATGGCCGCTTTATCGACTCGAGCGAGATTGCCCAATAA
- a CDS encoding DUF1559 domain-containing protein: protein MKASVKQHGFTLVELLVVISIIGILVSMLLPAVQQARETARRAQCANNVRNMTQACLQHLSQHKHYPTGGWGYRWAGDPDLGFSRKQPGGWMYNILPFIEEGPLHDQGKGQAQLAKEQAAGRRMATPISLYSCPTRRRAETRPFKKFDYINAQDPTQIATNDYAGNGGNLGFENWSGNQVSGPESLTFLTNVLKNTPGAGKAVDNFYNGTNLLNHNGITYIRSEVTAAMVRDGTSKTYILGERYLHFTTYDTGNPSDDDQSWDSGYDWDVNRWTGEKRGNTVSVIPPLNDQMVPANRQGEGNQNFGSAHTTTFNMGMCDGAVKQISHEINTRVHFVLGGRDDGQLFNNVMQSTESIE, encoded by the coding sequence ATGAAGGCATCTGTCAAACAACACGGCTTCACCCTGGTGGAGTTGTTGGTGGTGATTTCGATCATTGGCATTCTGGTGTCAATGCTCTTGCCCGCGGTGCAACAAGCCCGGGAAACCGCCCGTCGTGCACAATGCGCTAACAATGTGCGCAACATGACCCAAGCCTGTCTGCAACATCTTTCCCAACACAAGCATTATCCCACGGGTGGCTGGGGGTATCGCTGGGCGGGGGATCCGGATTTGGGGTTTAGCCGCAAACAGCCGGGTGGGTGGATGTACAACATCCTGCCGTTTATTGAAGAAGGTCCGCTGCATGACCAGGGGAAGGGACAGGCGCAACTGGCCAAGGAACAAGCCGCGGGCCGGCGCATGGCAACCCCTATTTCATTGTATAGCTGTCCCACCCGCCGTCGGGCCGAGACCCGCCCATTTAAAAAATTTGATTACATCAATGCCCAGGATCCGACGCAGATTGCCACCAATGATTACGCGGGCAATGGGGGGAACTTGGGTTTTGAGAACTGGAGCGGCAACCAAGTCAGCGGCCCAGAGAGCCTGACATTCTTAACCAACGTGCTAAAGAACACGCCCGGCGCGGGCAAGGCTGTGGATAATTTTTATAACGGAACAAACTTGCTGAACCATAATGGCATTACCTACATTCGCAGCGAAGTAACCGCCGCGATGGTCCGCGATGGCACCTCCAAAACCTATATCCTAGGCGAGAGGTATTTGCATTTCACCACCTATGACACGGGAAACCCATCGGATGACGACCAAAGCTGGGATTCCGGGTATGACTGGGACGTTAATCGGTGGACTGGCGAAAAGCGCGGCAATACGGTCAGTGTTATTCCCCCGCTGAATGATCAAATGGTCCCGGCCAACCGCCAAGGGGAAGGAAACCAGAACTTTGGTTCCGCGCACACGACCACCTTTAACATGGGCATGTGCGATGGGGCGGTAAAACAAATATCCCACGAAATCAATACCCGTGTGCATTTTGTGTTAGGTGGTCGAGACGACGGGCAATTGTTCAATAACGTCATGCAAAGCACGGAAAGCATTGAATAA
- a CDS encoding Bax inhibitor-1 family protein yields the protein MSENNNSQDWLRSGRDNPYAFLGGTPVALAEESTRTTFIRRVYTHMFGAVLAFAALQFVLLNTPAAATLTGFFYGTHYGTFILLGMMIGASWLASYWAHSAISLPVQYAGLGLYVVAQSLVAAPLLYVANHSFPGQHLIESAALITVAVFAGLTAVVWFTKVDLSFMGKILTVVGITAFATIIVGMIFGFTLGIWFTGLMIALACGYIMYDTSMILHHYTEDRYVGAALELFASVIMLFYQILIFLMKLQSRD from the coding sequence ATGTCGGAAAATAATAATTCGCAAGATTGGCTAAGATCAGGTCGGGACAATCCGTACGCCTTTTTAGGCGGGACACCGGTCGCCCTGGCCGAGGAATCGACCCGCACAACGTTTATCCGCCGGGTTTACACCCACATGTTTGGCGCGGTGCTGGCCTTTGCAGCGTTGCAGTTTGTGCTGTTAAATACCCCTGCCGCGGCAACCCTGACCGGTTTCTTTTACGGAACCCATTACGGGACATTCATCCTGCTGGGCATGATGATCGGCGCGAGCTGGCTGGCCAGTTACTGGGCCCATAGCGCGATTTCCTTGCCGGTGCAATACGCTGGCTTGGGATTGTACGTGGTGGCCCAATCGCTAGTGGCGGCGCCGCTGTTATACGTCGCGAATCATTCATTTCCGGGGCAGCATCTGATTGAGTCAGCCGCGCTGATCACGGTGGCGGTGTTTGCCGGGTTGACGGCGGTGGTATGGTTTACCAAGGTCGATTTGTCCTTTATGGGCAAGATTTTGACCGTGGTGGGGATCACCGCCTTTGCGACCATCATCGTGGGAATGATCTTTGGGTTTACGCTGGGGATCTGGTTTACAGGATTGATGATCGCCCTGGCATGCGGTTACATCATGTACGACACCTCGATGATCCTGCATCACTATACCGAGGACCGTTATGTGGGCGCCGCGCTCGAACTGTTTGCTTCGGTCATTATGCTGTTCTATCAGATTTTGATTTTCCTGATGAAGCTGCAGTCGCGAGACTAG
- a CDS encoding DUF309 domain-containing protein, which produces MPPAEPDTRDPLYLQGIEHFNVCDFFEAHEVWEELWTEYRGPARQYYQGLIQAAVGLFHFGNGNIRGAKKLYHSVKGYLEPYRPHYLGLDLEKFLSEFEACFAQVAASTEEFPQIEIDPDLIPEIHLAPEAA; this is translated from the coding sequence ATGCCTCCCGCCGAACCCGACACGCGCGATCCGCTTTATTTGCAGGGGATCGAGCATTTTAACGTCTGCGACTTTTTTGAAGCGCACGAGGTCTGGGAAGAACTTTGGACCGAATATCGGGGACCCGCCCGCCAATACTATCAAGGCCTGATCCAAGCCGCCGTGGGCCTGTTTCATTTTGGCAATGGCAACATTCGCGGAGCCAAAAAACTGTACCATAGCGTCAAAGGGTACCTCGAACCGTACCGCCCCCACTACCTGGGCCTGGACTTGGAAAAGTTTTTGTCCGAATTTGAAGCTTGCTTTGCCCAAGTGGCCGCCAGTACCGAGGAATTTCCCCAAATCGAGATCGATCCCGATTTAATCCCCGAAATTCATCTCGCGCCCGAAGCCGCGTAA
- a CDS encoding DUF4440 domain-containing protein yields MPDHHAAQTELTATLLEHNQRLLDAIFAGDWKTYAELCDPGLTCFEPEGLGHLITGLPFHKYYFDLPAGGPATQIQVTMASPVVRPLGSDAALVLYTRLTQVVTPSGPVTKRVEETRVWHKQSGGWKLTHVHRSLPG; encoded by the coding sequence ATGCCCGACCATCACGCCGCACAGACCGAATTGACCGCGACCCTGTTGGAGCACAACCAGCGGTTACTGGACGCCATTTTTGCGGGGGACTGGAAAACCTACGCCGAATTGTGCGATCCGGGGCTGACCTGTTTTGAGCCGGAGGGGCTGGGGCATTTGATCACGGGATTGCCGTTTCATAAGTATTATTTTGATCTCCCCGCGGGGGGCCCGGCGACACAGATCCAGGTGACGATGGCCAGTCCCGTGGTCCGTCCCCTGGGAAGTGACGCGGCCCTGGTGCTGTACACCCGGCTAACGCAGGTGGTCACGCCCAGCGGTCCGGTAACCAAACGGGTGGAGGAAACCCGCGTCTGGCACAAGCAGTCCGGGGGCTGGAAACTGACGCATGTGCACCGGTCGCTGCCGGGATAG
- a CDS encoding DUF1559 domain-containing protein, translated as MRTPYFNHLYKSGLAVACLFVAVHLFPTPVHAQLAPTPAPAAVHNTHFLPAEPLFAGWASPGPALQNPDLAKLAKMFEELSEMKESTGITLADVDSVKSALVVADPRQVQAPQGGFSIRFATPAALQSYAATMLKNFQPGEKLGNFPTLQREADTWNPQTQQVEKIQNTFIQTDDRTLVFVMDAKLANTVQALNGAPVDKPEWGAEFAKMANKPLVGVVDLKQVRELVKAQMGDRRPEGMEGMIFNSFATLWEQSDFAVGSVEFYPVPQLNALAICPDEKGAKRVEGTIKGLIALGKSFLPVAKQQMLKLDANNPEKPGEKFFAELEQLVKNVEIKQSANTVNLTVKTSETLMPLAVKFLEPVLKQARAEADRMREMNNVRQIALAMMNYEQAHGHMPPAVVLGPDGKTPHSWRVAILPFLEDGKLYNEYKLDEPWDSENNKKVLAKMPAVFRSVKAKRDSVHSNYYVLTSAGGIFTAEPAKAGSKFTTITDGTSNTLLVVEATREIPWTKPEDISVEKGKVPMLGAKDAKYFISATADGASYSLKTDVDPTVFWNLASKSDGQLVNIDDALTEEEKARRPRPPANFNAPPGAFPGGGPGALPPPGGQPLPPPGAFPGGAPGAVPPPGAQALPPPGGLRGSDAVPPPKRVETQKAPATPR; from the coding sequence ATGCGCACACCCTATTTCAATCACTTGTATAAGTCTGGCCTGGCAGTGGCATGCCTCTTTGTGGCTGTTCACTTATTTCCCACCCCCGTTCATGCCCAGCTTGCCCCGACCCCCGCGCCCGCCGCGGTTCATAACACGCACTTTCTTCCCGCCGAACCGCTTTTTGCGGGTTGGGCCAGCCCCGGTCCGGCCTTGCAGAACCCCGACTTGGCCAAGCTGGCCAAAATGTTCGAGGAACTTTCCGAGATGAAGGAATCGACCGGCATCACGCTGGCCGATGTGGATTCCGTCAAATCCGCCCTGGTGGTCGCAGACCCCCGCCAAGTCCAGGCCCCCCAGGGGGGCTTTAGCATACGCTTTGCGACGCCCGCCGCGCTGCAGTCCTACGCCGCGACCATGCTTAAAAACTTTCAACCCGGCGAAAAGCTGGGAAATTTTCCCACCTTGCAACGGGAGGCCGATACCTGGAACCCCCAAACCCAACAGGTCGAAAAAATCCAAAACACCTTTATCCAGACCGATGACCGGACGCTGGTCTTTGTCATGGATGCCAAACTGGCCAATACCGTGCAGGCCCTCAACGGCGCTCCCGTCGATAAACCCGAATGGGGGGCGGAATTTGCCAAAATGGCCAACAAACCGCTCGTGGGCGTGGTCGATCTCAAGCAAGTTCGGGAATTGGTCAAAGCCCAGATGGGGGACCGCAGGCCCGAGGGGATGGAAGGGATGATTTTTAACAGCTTTGCCACCCTGTGGGAGCAGTCCGACTTTGCCGTGGGGAGTGTCGAGTTTTACCCCGTGCCGCAACTGAATGCCTTGGCCATCTGCCCGGATGAAAAAGGGGCTAAGCGGGTCGAAGGGACCATCAAGGGGTTGATCGCCCTGGGTAAGTCGTTCCTACCGGTTGCCAAGCAACAAATGCTCAAGCTGGACGCCAATAACCCCGAAAAGCCCGGGGAGAAGTTCTTTGCCGAGCTGGAACAACTGGTCAAAAATGTGGAGATCAAACAATCGGCCAACACCGTCAACCTGACCGTAAAGACCAGCGAGACACTCATGCCGCTGGCGGTTAAGTTTTTGGAGCCGGTCCTCAAGCAGGCCCGCGCCGAAGCCGACCGCATGCGCGAAATGAACAACGTGCGGCAAATCGCGCTCGCGATGATGAATTATGAGCAAGCGCACGGGCATATGCCCCCGGCGGTGGTCCTAGGCCCGGATGGCAAGACCCCCCATAGCTGGCGCGTGGCGATCCTGCCATTTTTAGAGGATGGGAAGTTGTACAATGAATACAAACTGGACGAACCGTGGGATAGCGAGAACAACAAAAAAGTCCTGGCCAAGATGCCAGCGGTGTTTCGTTCGGTCAAGGCTAAGCGCGACAGCGTGCATAGCAATTACTATGTGTTGACATCCGCGGGAGGCATTTTTACCGCCGAACCGGCCAAAGCCGGGTCAAAGTTTACCACCATCACCGACGGTACCAGCAATACGCTCTTGGTAGTCGAGGCCACCCGGGAAATTCCCTGGACCAAGCCCGAGGACATCAGCGTGGAAAAGGGAAAAGTCCCCATGCTGGGTGCAAAAGATGCCAAATACTTTATCTCCGCGACGGCCGACGGGGCGTCGTATAGCCTAAAGACGGATGTGGACCCCACGGTGTTTTGGAATTTGGCGAGTAAGTCCGACGGCCAGTTGGTCAATATCGACGATGCCCTGACCGAGGAGGAAAAAGCTCGTCGTCCCCGGCCGCCAGCGAACTTTAACGCCCCTCCGGGAGCATTTCCGGGTGGAGGACCGGGTGCGTTACCACCTCCCGGCGGGCAACCTTTGCCCCCTCCGGGCGCATTTCCCGGGGGAGCACCAGGGGCTGTTCCGCCTCCGGGCGCCCAGGCATTGCCCCCTCCTGGCGGATTGCGCGGGTCGGACGCGGTTCCCCCGCCCAAGAGGGTCGAAACCCAAAAGGCCCCGGCCACTCCCCGGTAA